GAATGCTAAAAAGTAGCAATCTCTATCTATATCAGCAGGCAGACATCTGCAGAACCCGCCCGAGAAGAGAGAGTGTGAGATGAAGCAGCAGTGATTGTGTCTGATGCTGCATAGAAGTGATTCGCAATCCGTCTGCCGCCGCCAATAAGCGAAAAGTGCCGCGCGAGGGAAGAAGGCAAGTGAAGGTCGTTCGGAAGTGAAGTCAACTGCGACGAAATATAGGAAGAATCCGCCTCGGGGGGCTTTCCAACTAAACAGCTGCTGGAATCCGATTCCGGAGAGAGATGTGGATCATCACAAGTGCGGTTCATTTCCGTGGTTTAGTTGTTCGTTGATTCGGTTTAATTTGTTCTCTTATCAGTTTCATTGACTCTTTAGAAAATAGTTTGTTTTCGGTTTCGGCGATCTTCCGATCAATATTGTTTGTGTAAAATTAATTAGTTTCGTCATCGGTTTTAGTTGTGTTGCATATACAGTATAGCTAGTTTGTTCGTGTTTTATGTTGGTTTGATTTGTGTTACGTTTGGAAAGATCGCTATACAAGTACTTTAAACCATGCGGGTCGTGGCACTTGTGAGCGGTGGCAAGGACAGCACCTACAACATGATGCAGGTCACTGCCGAGGGGCACCAGGTGATCGCCCTGGCGAACCTGCATCCGAAAGACAAAGGTATATAATATCATATCATTTACCGTCAATTTGGCCTCTCTCTTAAAAATCCCCAATCCGCAGATGAGCTCGACAGCTACATGTACCAGACGGTGGGCCACCAGGGCATCGAGAAGCTGGCCCAGGCCATGGAACTGCCTCTGTATCGGCGGATAACGCGGGGGAACTCGATCAATACCAAGGGCAACTACGAGCCGACCGAGGACGACGAGGTGGAGGACCTGTACGAGCTACTGCGGCAAGTTAAGGAGGAACGGAACGTGGAAGCGGTCGCGGTCGGGGCCATCCTGTCCGATTACCAGCGGGTGCGAGTGGAAAATGTGTAAGTAGAAGATTTCCTGCAACTTCAATGCTCTGCTCGATGCAATCCAAAACTACTTTTGTTGCATGCTTAGCAAATTTCGCGGGCTGACAACAGCTGGATGGTTTATTTTACTTTTTAGCACAGCGATACGATTTGCGATTGATTTGAACCAATTCGACACTCTTGGTATTCACCGGTGTTTAATCAACTACACTCTAGCGTAGTGCAAATTTGCTAGTCATTTGTTCGGTCTGTTGGCGCCATCTCTTGATGCCATGAATACGAGATTAATGCATCATCCTTTGCTAGAACTTTTAaaggcattttttttattatttaaaatcaGGCGAATGCTCTTAGAAAATAAAGTGTATGCCGTGCCCAGGCAACGCACAGTTATGAATCAGTGTTAGATTAAACTCAGAATATCTCGTCAAAAACGTTTGCAAtatcacaaaatttgtttttttttctacgtgATCTATCAATCTATACAGCTTTGAATTCAATTAAATTGGACCTTTACACATTTTATCTGTTTCtggaaaataaaatgtttatcATATttctagaagcgttgattcatatctaTGAGGTATTGAAAACCTTACCCACGGTTATGAAGCAAAGATAAGGCGGAAGAAACGCCAACACGTATGCTTTAACTAATATCCCATTCATTTACATCGCAGGTAAATTTGCTTCAACAAGTAGAGAGTTGGGTCAATATTTAGCCCAATTTTACTACATTCAGAGCATATAAATTAAATTCGTTTGGCacaatagtcgtttggcataataaccGTTTTGCATAACTTGATAAGGAAGATAGTGCAGTGCTACAGTAATATCCGGAAACATAAGACGCATCATAACATATCATAAGTATTCCTTCTTTTTTTAACTAAATGTCATATCTTTGAGACATTTTTGTTAACAATGCGCTATTGGCGATCAAAAGTGAGGTTAGGttgtaaaagtttttttttttttgtcggtagcgataggggtagtactggcactcttaatctgccctaagctccttcccagcatttgcttttataagcctctattgcgttcatcacacagacgttcctaagcaatgttgctcaaatggtcactgtgtacgctagcagcaatcagcccttgccgtagttttgcagtctagtagggcgtctgtaccagtgatagtggtaatagtaacgggttgaggaataaaaaaatcGCCAGAAAATAACGGAAGCTCGTTTTTTATATCTGAATAtgtcaaacgaaagcttttctattctattttacgtaaaaaataatcttagaaggataaaatcattgaatctttcaaaaaagcatttcctccattactggaacatgttccagtgatagtggtatttgctaacgtctgttcctataatagtggtttacattgatttcccattgaaaCCCACTATTATACACTGAGGAAACTGGAGTTATGTTATTCATAACACCTTTCGTATGAAATAGTATTTCGCTAgctgaaaaacatttcatacgATTCGTATGATTCCAATAAATCGTTTATGAAGAGCATACGAATCAAATTCAAGATTCATACGAGGCTCTATAACATTTCATACGATGTACTTATGAAATCCAATGCAAGCcttgtttgaaaaagttcataCGTTTTTCTTATGAATCGAGTCTGGTCTACTTTCTATTCGGATCAAAATGGCGTTTGTACAGAAGAAGCTCGCGAATTTCATAGTTTTGTTGAAGGCCTTTGCCGTGTTTAGAGGTAAAAAGTAATTATCGATAATTCTACGTAGAGCGTAAATACGGCGGCCaaaagaagaaatttgtaaAGCTTTATCTCGTGCAATGGGAGCACAATGGGAATACGAGATTATCAAGAAGGGTAGAACATAACGTAAGTTGAGTTATTAGATTTTATCTTATGTTTCATATTATTAATCGACTATCTTCTTCAGAATCTGTTCAACATCTCAAAGAAACTTTCTGGAGCGGTGCTAAACTGCCAGGCGACTTCAGTTCTGACAACGGCAATATTCAATTGGATGTCATTTTCAACGGGGATACAAACTGTTGATTTGTAAACAGCGatcgaaatgtatgtttttaagtGAATGATGTTTTATTgtcaattttttgcaaaaatacagCATAGTTTACATATATTGAAGTGCTCATTTCTAATCAATTTAAAAAGTTGCAAACAACATTTTCCAATAAGTGgccgtgtttagaatgaaaagGACGCTATAAGTGATATTCTATAGACAAAGAAAACTACGAGAAACGTCTTGTTACAATTGAAATACTGCAAAAgtcataataataaaataaattacatgAAGTGTCGTACAAGGGTCATACTCAAATATATTGAGATTCATACGAGTACAATTTGATGTTTATAACAAGTATTCATAGATTTCATACGAAACATTTATGGAATCTATACTACTGTACTGCAAAAAGCATACTATACCACAAGCTAATTCGTTCATAACGACATCGtatgaaatttataatattttcttctgGTAAAATTTCATACCCGTTTCGTATGGAaatcgatatatttttttcctcaGTGTAGGAACGTCTCACTattactggtgcaaaggagcaaaaaagttaaggtttttaattgtttcctactatttccttactgatttccaaacaaattttatacACATTCATATCAATTTTACAAgggccatgttagaaaaatacaaataaaataaaaattgactATAACACGCTTGAAGccgcactaccactattattggtacacacactaccactggatcagccaccctagttcaaaatactatcaaactatgataaggcctgaaatgctactagagtggttaaagcagggtgtccatccatccgggaaatccgggaaaagcgggaaaaaacCGGGAATTACATATggccgggaaaaatacgggaaatacccgggaataTAAAGAACACCCCGGGAAAATATGTATTCCAAACGTAAGACTACCggtttctttaaattttaagCGCTGTGGGCGAAATATCTTCTAGAAGGTGCACAACTGCCTTACACTTGTACTTCCTACTATCACGAACTTTTGGTGAGATAGTTAACAATTAAGATCTATGAAACATTTTTAGTGGGGTACTTAGTGATTCATGGCAAGGTTCTTGgcaaattttttgtttgatttctgtTCAAATTCATAGTTAattttaatgagatttttcCTGGAATCCTAGCGGGATTCGAATCGTTATTAGTAGATTGCTCATAAGGTTTTTAGTGGATTCTAGAAAAGATCCTAGGCTGATTCTGCTTGAAACTTCTAGTAGATTCGTAGTTGTTGATGAAAAGCTAAgctaaaaaaaactacatggcATATTTCTTGGGAGATCTGCTGAATCCTGGACagattcatgaaaagtttcgtTTGGCGGATTTCTGGGATTATTTATGAAATTGATTCTTgatgaagcctcttctggattAGGTACTAGTTTGACTATGACAAAGTTCTTATGAGGCCCCGGACGagatttttttgggattcctgcagatttcagggctggtagcaagtcaatTTTTAGTGAATTAGTCACTTTTTCATTCTGGTCACTAACGAAGCcactatttgcaacaaaaatcactaaatttctttcaaaaaaaatatcactaaaGCCACTTTTAAACAGCAGAATAGTGATGTTTTACTGGGTTTTCTAATATTctaatgaaacattttttattcaGTACATTGAAGTGTCTGGAGAGGTTAATAGTGCACAGACATTTCTAACAGAATAACTGGAATTTATTTGCTGGGTTTTTGGTGATAAATATTCTGATAAAGTTAAAAATGTCGGTATATAATTCCTGACAGGACCTGCTGAGATTATTTAGatagatttctgaagaaattctacggATAATAGTCTAAAGGGATCTTTGACCTACCTTTTAAAAAAGAAGCCAACAAAGCAACCTGAAACATCTCTGAAATTTCGACCAACAatttttatatcatattttaATAAACTTATTCAGGAATTAGTCCTATAATTATTAACCAAGAAActagtttcagtaatttatgcaaaaaaaaagattcaaaaattgtacaaaaaatttcaaagccAATCCGCCAGGCATTCGACGgcctttttaatatttttgcatcatttttccAACAAGTTAATAAAACAATCTTCTCCTTTTTGGAAGCTGTGTTGATTTAATCATTGATATTGCAGAACATATCGATAAACAAAGAAGTTATAGTGCGATTTGAGTATTTGTTTCtatgttaaaaagttgaagctgctggtagaggcgTTAATGACACGTTTGTTTTGGATACTtcaagtattgaaaaatatcaagttaatCATTCTCTAAATACTAAAAGCTAGTAATCACCCTAATTTAGTTTTTCTTGAGTTCATCGAAAACAAATAAGGCTACCTGTCAGTGAGTGAGGGTAAAGTTTAATATATTTTGTCTGGTATGTTTCCTCTTCTATTCCAAATTCTCGATTCTGCTGGAATTCCACAAGAACATCTAGGAActtatctgaaatttttctgttAAACAATCTTCTTTATCATCGTAAACTCTTCCtgaaaaccaccaaaaaatcatataggggtcggtgttcccttagtgggaacagtcccctatagtcgcactagtggctttttacggccgttttgctataaacccttttcaaaacatttttgacatgaaggtcagaagctatttatctaagtaccattgatacaccagcttgattttgttcaaaaaataatcgaaataattagttttgcttaaaatttgagctcccttgcgcctatagtaaacctattgttcctatagtagcactactgagagaaactattttttattattcgaaataattaatatattacaaacttttttaacatcaaacgaaagcttttgatccatactttgaaggaaaaatataaaagatttgtaaaaatatggttttgattagtattttgccaacgccgtgatgctagtgctactaaaggaacagaaattaga
The DNA window shown above is from Aedes aegypti strain LVP_AGWG unplaced genomic scaffold, AaegL5.0 Primary Assembly AGWG_AaegL5_hic_scaff_1901_PBJ_arrow, whole genome shotgun sequence and carries:
- the LOC110680828 gene encoding diphthine--ammonia ligase-like, giving the protein MRVVALVSGGKDSTYNMMQVTAEGHQVIALANLHPKDKDELDSYMYQTVGHQGIEKLAQAMELPLYRRITRGNSINTKGNYEPTEDDEVEDLYELLRQVKEERNVEAVAVGAILSDYQRVRVENV